One Mycolicibacterium crocinum DNA window includes the following coding sequences:
- a CDS encoding MarR family winged helix-turn-helix transcriptional regulator → MAKALQPSQMRTYFALTEAASLLQYAVQQQLRAEGGLSYVQFEILAKLVDADRPLTMTELADGVVYSRSGLTHQAGLLEAEGLITRQGSTVDQRATVVTITKAGRRRLDTVLPGHIDVVRGLLFDALSADDVRALGDLMTRIRDHMREQPPRSAAPRRSRASSDRDN, encoded by the coding sequence ATGGCCAAGGCGCTCCAGCCGTCGCAGATGCGCACGTACTTCGCCCTCACCGAGGCGGCGAGTCTGCTCCAGTACGCCGTCCAACAGCAGCTGCGAGCCGAAGGCGGTCTGAGCTACGTCCAGTTCGAGATCCTGGCCAAACTCGTCGACGCCGACCGTCCACTGACGATGACCGAACTGGCCGACGGTGTCGTCTACAGCCGCAGCGGCCTGACCCATCAGGCCGGGCTGCTGGAAGCCGAGGGGCTGATCACCCGCCAGGGCAGCACCGTCGATCAGCGCGCCACCGTCGTGACGATCACGAAGGCGGGCCGGCGCCGGCTCGACACCGTGCTGCCCGGCCACATCGACGTGGTCCGCGGGCTGCTCTTCGACGCGCTTTCGGCCGACGACGTCCGTGCCCTCGGCGACCTGATGACCCGCATCCGCGACCACATGCGGGAGCAGCCGCCCCGGTCCGCCGCACCCCGCCGCAGCCGCGCGTCCAGCGATCGGGACAACTGA
- a CDS encoding NADP-dependent oxidoreductase: MKAAIYHRYGDSDVLQYGDIERPTPGAGQVLVKVAGTSFNPVDAGIRGGYLSEVFPITFPHIPGIDVAGTIVELGDGVTGWHVGDAVVGLLPMAARGAAAEYVVAPAEVLAAAGKSLPLADFAALPTVGLTAWQALFEIAELGAGQTILINGAGGAVGGYAVQLAKHAGAVVTATAKATAAERLRGYGADHLIDYLDYAATPVLDSEPFDVVLNLVSTTPDETDVLGGLMADGGRYVGTMTSGPGQRVFVRSDAVQLVGLVEQVDAGQLRIDIADRRPLADIAAVHADADARRLPGKTILTVG; this comes from the coding sequence ATGAAGGCAGCGATCTACCACCGCTACGGCGACAGCGACGTTCTGCAGTACGGCGACATCGAGCGGCCGACGCCGGGTGCGGGCCAGGTCTTGGTGAAGGTCGCCGGAACGTCGTTCAACCCGGTCGACGCCGGGATCCGCGGCGGTTACCTCTCGGAGGTTTTCCCGATCACGTTTCCGCACATTCCCGGCATCGATGTGGCGGGCACGATCGTCGAGCTCGGTGACGGCGTCACCGGGTGGCACGTCGGCGACGCGGTGGTGGGCCTTCTCCCCATGGCCGCTCGTGGGGCGGCCGCTGAGTATGTGGTCGCACCGGCCGAGGTACTGGCTGCCGCTGGAAAGTCGTTGCCGCTGGCCGATTTCGCCGCGCTGCCGACGGTCGGCCTCACGGCCTGGCAGGCACTCTTCGAGATCGCCGAGTTGGGCGCCGGGCAGACGATCCTGATCAACGGCGCGGGTGGAGCCGTCGGCGGCTACGCGGTTCAGCTCGCCAAGCATGCCGGTGCCGTCGTCACCGCGACCGCGAAAGCGACTGCGGCCGAAAGACTCCGGGGCTATGGCGCAGACCATCTGATCGACTATCTCGACTACGCGGCCACACCGGTCCTCGACTCGGAGCCGTTCGACGTGGTGCTGAATCTGGTGAGCACCACACCGGACGAAACCGACGTGCTGGGCGGCTTGATGGCTGACGGCGGCCGGTACGTGGGCACCATGACCTCCGGCCCGGGCCAGCGGGTGTTCGTCCGCAGCGATGCCGTACAACTTGTGGGCCTCGTCGAGCAAGTGGACGCCGGGCAACTGCGGATCGACATCGCGGATCGCCGGCCGTTGGCCGACATCGCCGCCGTGCACGCCGACGCCGATGCGAGACGGCTGCCCGGTAAGACGATCCTGACCGTCGGCTAG
- a CDS encoding DUF5914 domain-containing protein, which translates to MSFRSRMKSIPLQVIPKTDWARQRPTYQDAQPALIDAALRRAQERPSGNWYVFGASTDVRANRPFGAHVGGLEIVAWRDQQRRLHVGPATCPHLGADLATGTVECGGLICPWHGLRLEGKREFGWKPLPAYDDGVLVWVRLDKVGGEPPLDAPVIPARPTGGRLAAVTRLDGVCEPSDIIANRLDPWHGAWFHPYSFTQLEVLSAPAVEAEEDADRFLVAVTFRMGRLGVPVIAEFTAPEPRTIVMRIVDGEGTGSVVETHATPIGPGPDGRPRTAVIEAVVAQSDRTGFHYSLRVAPLITPLMRLAATRLWRDDLAYAERLFALREKTSG; encoded by the coding sequence ATGAGTTTCCGATCGCGGATGAAATCGATTCCGCTGCAAGTCATTCCGAAAACCGACTGGGCTCGCCAGCGACCCACCTATCAAGACGCCCAGCCCGCACTCATCGACGCCGCACTGCGCCGTGCCCAAGAGCGGCCCAGCGGCAACTGGTATGTGTTCGGCGCCAGCACCGATGTCCGTGCCAATCGGCCGTTCGGCGCACACGTCGGCGGGCTGGAGATCGTCGCGTGGCGAGATCAGCAGCGCCGCTTGCACGTCGGGCCGGCTACCTGCCCCCACCTGGGCGCCGATCTGGCGACCGGCACCGTGGAGTGCGGCGGCCTGATCTGCCCGTGGCACGGGTTGCGGCTCGAGGGCAAGCGCGAGTTCGGCTGGAAACCGTTGCCCGCCTACGACGACGGCGTGCTGGTGTGGGTGCGGCTGGACAAGGTCGGTGGCGAACCGCCACTGGACGCCCCGGTGATTCCGGCGCGACCCACCGGGGGGCGGCTGGCGGCGGTGACCAGGCTCGACGGCGTCTGCGAACCGTCCGACATCATCGCCAACCGGCTCGACCCGTGGCACGGCGCCTGGTTCCACCCGTATTCGTTCACCCAGCTCGAGGTGCTGAGCGCACCAGCGGTCGAGGCCGAGGAGGACGCCGACCGGTTCCTGGTGGCGGTGACGTTCCGGATGGGGCGCCTCGGCGTGCCGGTGATCGCTGAATTCACTGCGCCGGAACCGCGGACCATCGTCATGCGGATCGTCGACGGCGAGGGCACCGGCAGCGTCGTCGAAACCCATGCCACTCCGATCGGGCCGGGGCCGGACGGGCGCCCGCGCACAGCGGTGATCGAAGCCGTCGTCGCACAGTCCGACCGCACCGGCTTCCATTACTCGCTGCGCGTGGCACCGCTCATCACCCCGCTGATGCGCCTGGCGGCCACTCGGTTGTGGCGTGATGACCTCGCCTACGCCGAGCGGCTATTCGCCCTGCGCGAGAAGACATCCGGCTAG
- a CDS encoding FAD-dependent oxidoreductase → MIDPRRVTHPAPAGVPHVHALSATPHVVVVGGGIAGLAAATGLAERGVSVELLERERYLGGRVGGWTEQLADGTDVANNRGFHAFFRQYYNLRWLLRRSDPGLERLRAVEDYPLVDGEGRRDTFRGLPKTPPWNALAFALRSPTFRMRDLVRLNAVAAAPLAAVSVPEIYEQLDDRDAGTFLTDINFPVAARHLAFEVFARSFFARPERLSAAELATMFHIYFLGSSEGLVFDVAASNFDTALWEPLGQYLIDHGVRVRRGVSADSVTTGGAKLLQVHDSTGTTIEADGVVLATDVAALQRIVAASAGLGDDGWRQQVAQLQTAPPFVVQRLWLNRPVNSDRPAFLGTGGLDPVDNISVVSSYERQAAEWARAHHGSVVEVHSYSVGDQPQSELRERMLARLHQLYPETAAAGIVGETLLVRDDCPLFWPGAFAKRPTVTTPIPGLMLAGDGIRIDLPVALMERAATTGWTAANQLLSGWGIAGHTLHTVPVQGRSPVLRRLASREGRAS, encoded by the coding sequence ATGATCGATCCTCGCCGCGTCACCCACCCGGCGCCCGCCGGAGTGCCACACGTTCACGCGCTGTCCGCCACCCCGCACGTCGTCGTGGTGGGTGGTGGGATCGCCGGGCTCGCGGCCGCCACCGGGTTGGCCGAGCGCGGGGTCTCCGTAGAGCTTCTGGAGCGGGAGCGCTACCTGGGCGGCCGGGTCGGTGGCTGGACCGAGCAGCTTGCGGACGGCACCGACGTGGCCAACAACCGCGGCTTCCACGCCTTCTTCCGGCAGTACTACAACCTGCGGTGGTTGTTGCGCCGCAGCGACCCCGGGCTCGAGCGACTGCGGGCTGTCGAGGACTATCCGCTGGTCGACGGCGAGGGCCGTCGCGACACCTTCCGCGGCCTGCCGAAGACGCCGCCGTGGAACGCGCTTGCCTTCGCCTTACGCAGCCCGACCTTCCGGATGCGGGACCTGGTGCGGCTCAACGCTGTTGCGGCTGCGCCGCTGGCTGCGGTGTCGGTGCCCGAAATTTACGAACAGCTCGACGATCGCGACGCCGGGACCTTCCTGACCGATATCAATTTCCCGGTCGCCGCCCGGCACCTCGCGTTCGAGGTATTCGCCCGTAGCTTCTTCGCCAGGCCCGAGCGACTGTCGGCGGCCGAATTGGCGACGATGTTCCACATCTATTTCCTGGGCTCGAGCGAAGGTCTGGTCTTCGACGTCGCCGCGTCGAATTTCGACACGGCGCTATGGGAGCCATTGGGCCAGTATCTGATCGACCACGGTGTCCGCGTTCGGCGAGGGGTGTCCGCGGACTCGGTGACGACTGGCGGCGCCAAGCTGCTGCAGGTGCACGACTCGACCGGTACGACGATCGAGGCCGACGGTGTCGTGCTGGCCACCGATGTCGCTGCGCTGCAACGCATCGTGGCCGCCTCTGCGGGCCTGGGTGACGACGGCTGGCGTCAGCAGGTCGCGCAGTTGCAGACCGCGCCGCCGTTCGTGGTGCAGCGACTGTGGCTGAACCGCCCGGTGAACTCCGACCGCCCCGCGTTCCTGGGCACCGGCGGTCTGGACCCTGTCGACAACATCAGCGTGGTCAGCAGCTACGAGCGGCAGGCCGCCGAATGGGCCCGCGCACACCATGGTTCGGTGGTCGAGGTGCATTCGTACTCGGTGGGCGACCAGCCGCAGAGCGAACTTCGCGAGCGCATGCTGGCGCGGCTGCACCAGCTCTATCCGGAGACCGCGGCGGCCGGCATTGTGGGGGAGACGCTGCTGGTTCGCGACGACTGCCCGCTGTTCTGGCCGGGTGCCTTCGCCAAGCGACCGACCGTCACCACGCCGATCCCCGGGCTGATGCTGGCCGGCGACGGCATCCGTATCGACCTGCCGGTGGCGTTGATGGAGCGGGCCGCCACCACCGGATGGACGGCGGCCAACCAACTGCTTTCCGGCTGGGGGATCGCCGGGCACACCCTGCACACCGTGCCGGTGCAGGGACGCTCGCCGGTTCTGCGCCGGCTGGCCAGCCGAGAGGGGCGCGCCTCATGA
- a CDS encoding class I SAM-dependent methyltransferase, whose protein sequence is MIDVPGAFDVGAHAYDKLVGANPGYHDHLRISARRMRIPDGGRGLRLLDAGCGTGASTAALLEAAPHAEIVAVDASAGMLAEASVKPWPNSVRFVHSPIEKIADAGVDGPFDGIFAAYLLRNLSDPDAQLRTFRELLRPGGMLAVHEYSVRDSRAATAIWNAVCWGIIIPSGWRQTRDTALYRHLWRSVNNFDGAAAFQRRLTAAGFSGVHSETMPGWQRDIVHTFLADAPR, encoded by the coding sequence ATGATTGATGTCCCGGGCGCCTTCGACGTCGGCGCCCACGCCTACGACAAACTGGTCGGCGCGAATCCCGGCTATCACGATCATCTGCGAATCTCCGCGCGGCGGATGCGGATTCCCGACGGCGGCCGCGGACTGCGCTTGTTGGACGCGGGCTGCGGAACGGGGGCGTCGACGGCCGCGCTGCTGGAGGCCGCCCCGCATGCCGAGATCGTCGCTGTCGACGCGTCGGCGGGCATGCTGGCCGAGGCGAGCGTCAAGCCGTGGCCGAATTCGGTTCGGTTCGTGCACAGTCCGATCGAGAAGATCGCCGATGCAGGGGTGGACGGTCCGTTCGACGGCATCTTCGCCGCGTACCTGCTGCGTAATCTTTCCGACCCCGACGCTCAGCTGCGGACGTTCCGCGAGCTGCTCCGGCCGGGCGGAATGCTGGCCGTGCACGAGTACTCGGTCCGGGATTCCCGCGCCGCAACGGCGATTTGGAACGCCGTGTGCTGGGGCATCATCATTCCGTCCGGCTGGCGGCAAACCCGGGACACCGCCCTCTATCGGCACCTGTGGCGCAGCGTGAACAACTTTGACGGCGCCGCGGCGTTCCAGCGGCGGCTGACCGCGGCGGGGTTCTCCGGTGTGCACAGCGAGACCATGCCCGGTTGGCAGCGCGACATCGTGCACACGTTCTTGGCGGACGCGCCGCGATGA
- a CDS encoding lycopene cyclase domain-containing protein encodes MSGLGYTLPAVVALIAVIALELAVLRTGLFGKVEYWISMGIVVAFQVIVDGWLTKLSAPIVIYNEQHTSGLRFPWDIPVEDFVFGWAMVTAVLLLWEKQRPKNGRQR; translated from the coding sequence ATGAGCGGACTCGGATACACGCTGCCTGCCGTCGTCGCACTGATCGCGGTCATCGCGCTGGAATTGGCGGTTTTGCGCACCGGGTTGTTCGGCAAGGTCGAATACTGGATATCGATGGGCATCGTGGTGGCATTCCAGGTGATCGTCGACGGCTGGCTGACCAAGCTGTCGGCGCCGATCGTGATCTACAACGAGCAGCACACCAGCGGGTTGCGCTTCCCGTGGGACATCCCGGTGGAGGACTTCGTGTTCGGCTGGGCGATGGTCACCGCCGTGCTGTTGCTGTGGGAGAAGCAGCGGCCGAAGAACGGAAGGCAGCGATGA
- a CDS encoding lycopene cyclase domain-containing protein, translated as MMDRWQYLIVLGACLLITAPLEILGSGVYRQPMRLLRSVGPVALVFVIWDAIAIAGHVWTYNPRYISGVHVGFEIPLEELLFFVVIPICGLLTYSAVSAILGFVRGRR; from the coding sequence CTGATGGATCGCTGGCAGTACCTGATCGTGCTGGGCGCGTGCCTGCTGATCACCGCACCGTTGGAGATCCTTGGATCCGGGGTCTACCGCCAGCCGATGCGGCTGCTGCGATCCGTCGGCCCGGTGGCGCTGGTGTTTGTGATCTGGGACGCGATCGCGATTGCCGGCCACGTCTGGACCTACAACCCCCGCTACATCAGCGGGGTGCACGTCGGTTTCGAGATCCCGCTGGAGGAGCTGCTGTTCTTCGTGGTGATCCCGATCTGCGGCCTGCTGACCTACTCGGCGGTGAGCGCGATCCTCGGCTTTGTGCGTGGTCGCCGATGA
- a CDS encoding phytoene/squalene synthase family protein, producing MIHTELHAAGIDDSRLAESYRYCRRLNAQHGRTYFLATRLLAPSQRPPVHALYGFARYADDILDDMDTDASTADRERRLDELSDKFFSGDESEPVLAAVLHTARTYRIPLDLFDDFLSSMRMDLTVTDYPDRAALNHYMRGSAAVIGLQMLPILGTVGPADEAAPYAEALGHAFQLTNFLRDVDEDLARDRIYLPADELAAYGVDRDVLTWCHQNRRTDPKVRRALAAQHDIARGVYRQARKGIALLAPQSRPCVATAFTLYSEILDRIEAIDFAVFSTRASVGIGRRLQVFASGLVRAHNARGAA from the coding sequence ATGATCCACACCGAGTTGCACGCCGCGGGCATCGACGATTCGCGACTGGCCGAGTCCTACCGGTACTGCCGGCGCCTGAACGCCCAGCACGGCCGGACGTACTTCCTGGCCACCAGGCTGCTGGCTCCGTCGCAGCGCCCACCCGTGCACGCCCTGTACGGGTTCGCGCGGTACGCCGACGACATCCTCGACGACATGGACACCGACGCCAGCACCGCCGATCGTGAGCGGCGCCTCGATGAGCTGTCGGACAAGTTCTTCAGCGGTGACGAGAGCGAGCCGGTGCTGGCCGCGGTGCTGCACACCGCCCGCACCTACCGCATCCCGCTCGATCTGTTCGACGACTTCCTGAGCTCGATGCGCATGGACCTGACCGTCACCGACTATCCGGACCGCGCGGCACTGAACCACTACATGCGCGGGTCGGCCGCCGTCATCGGCCTGCAGATGCTGCCGATCCTGGGCACCGTCGGCCCCGCCGATGAGGCCGCGCCCTATGCCGAGGCGCTCGGACATGCCTTCCAGTTGACGAACTTCCTGCGCGATGTCGACGAGGACCTGGCCCGCGACCGCATCTACCTGCCTGCCGACGAACTGGCCGCCTACGGCGTGGACCGGGACGTGCTGACCTGGTGCCATCAGAACCGCCGCACCGACCCCAAGGTGCGTCGTGCGCTGGCCGCCCAGCACGATATCGCCCGCGGTGTATACCGGCAGGCGCGCAAGGGAATTGCGCTGCTTGCCCCGCAGTCGCGGCCGTGTGTGGCGACCGCGTTCACGCTGTACTCGGAGATCCTCGACCGCATCGAGGCCATCGACTTTGCGGTGTTCAGCACACGGGCCTCGGTCGGAATCGGCCGGCGGTTGCAGGTCTTCGCCTCCGGACTGGTTCGGGCCCACAACGCCCGCGGCGCCGCCTGA
- the crtI gene encoding phytoene desaturase family protein, whose amino-acid sequence MRSVPGATDHVVVVGAGLSGLSAALQLAGRGRSVTVLERHPFPGGRMGQADISGYRIDTGPTVLTMPDIISDAFDAVGASMTEHLQLDPVDPAYRATFADGSALDVHPGAAAMTAAIEEFAGPEQAAGYQRLRAWLTQLYKLEIDGFIGSNFSSPLSLLTPQLARLAAIGGFRGWERMVGRFITDERVQRIFTFQALYAGVPPQQALAAYAVIAYMDTVAGVYFPRGGMRAVPEAMAAVAAGAGVQFRYGSTVTALERSGSRVTAVRTSDGARIACDAVVLTTELPLTYQLLGRTPRRPIKVRPAPSAVVVHVGVPAVGERLLHHNISFGHNWARTFDEIIRDGVLMSDPSLLVTRPTAGDPSLAPPGRDLLYVLAPAPNLEVGKVDWSSAGDSYAHQVVATAADRLMPGLDSDAEILDVVTPADWAAQGMAAGSPFALAHTFSQTGPFRPANLVRGIDNAVLAGGSTVPGVGIPTAVISGRLAADRVTGADTDRSAKRTIVSSGSR is encoded by the coding sequence ATGCGTAGCGTCCCGGGCGCCACTGACCATGTCGTGGTGGTGGGCGCGGGCCTGTCGGGACTGTCAGCTGCGCTCCAGCTGGCCGGTCGCGGCCGGTCGGTCACCGTCCTCGAACGTCACCCGTTCCCCGGCGGCCGGATGGGTCAGGCCGACATCTCCGGTTACCGCATCGACACCGGTCCGACCGTCCTGACGATGCCCGACATCATCTCCGACGCCTTCGACGCGGTCGGCGCATCGATGACTGAGCATCTGCAGCTGGACCCGGTCGATCCGGCCTACCGGGCCACCTTCGCCGACGGCAGCGCGCTGGACGTGCACCCCGGTGCCGCCGCGATGACGGCGGCGATCGAAGAGTTCGCCGGCCCCGAGCAGGCCGCCGGCTACCAACGACTGCGGGCCTGGCTCACCCAGCTCTACAAGCTGGAGATCGACGGCTTCATCGGGTCCAACTTCTCATCTCCGCTGTCGCTACTGACCCCGCAACTGGCCCGGCTCGCCGCCATCGGTGGCTTCCGCGGTTGGGAACGGATGGTCGGCCGGTTCATCACCGACGAACGCGTTCAGCGGATCTTCACCTTCCAGGCGCTGTACGCCGGGGTTCCGCCTCAGCAAGCGCTGGCGGCCTACGCCGTGATCGCCTACATGGATACCGTTGCGGGCGTGTACTTTCCGCGTGGCGGCATGCGGGCGGTGCCGGAGGCGATGGCCGCCGTCGCGGCCGGGGCCGGTGTGCAGTTCCGTTACGGGTCGACGGTGACGGCGCTGGAGCGATCGGGCTCGCGGGTGACCGCGGTGCGCACCAGCGACGGTGCGCGGATCGCTTGTGACGCAGTCGTTCTCACCACAGAGTTGCCGCTGACCTATCAGCTGCTCGGTCGGACACCGCGGCGGCCGATCAAGGTGCGCCCGGCGCCGTCGGCGGTCGTCGTGCACGTGGGCGTGCCCGCGGTCGGCGAGCGCCTGCTCCACCACAACATCAGCTTCGGGCACAACTGGGCGCGCACGTTCGACGAGATCATTCGCGACGGCGTGCTGATGAGCGATCCCTCACTGTTGGTCACCCGGCCCACCGCGGGCGACCCGAGCCTCGCGCCACCCGGCCGCGATCTGCTCTATGTGCTGGCTCCGGCGCCGAATCTCGAAGTGGGCAAGGTCGATTGGAGCTCGGCGGGGGACAGCTACGCACACCAGGTGGTGGCCACCGCCGCCGACCGGCTGATGCCCGGGCTCGACAGCGACGCCGAGATCCTGGATGTGGTGACACCCGCCGACTGGGCCGCGCAAGGTATGGCCGCGGGCTCGCCGTTCGCGCTCGCGCACACCTTCTCCCAAACCGGTCCGTTCCGCCCCGCGAATCTGGTTCGGGGCATTGACAACGCCGTGCTGGCCGGCGGGTCGACGGTGCCCGGCGTCGGCATCCCGACCGCGGTGATCTCCGGGCGGCTGGCCGCCGACCGGGTCACCGGTGCCGACACCGACCGGTCCGCCAAGCGCACCATCGTCAGCTCCGGAAGCAGGTAG
- a CDS encoding ABC transporter substrate-binding protein, with translation MRRSAVLTAALVVIALLAACSTGSRVDLGGPSAGNLTAAIAGEPDQLDPQKSTAYFSFEVLENVFDTLVEPDENLEMRPALAESWQVSPDQLTWTFRLRPGITWHDGSPFSASDVVYSYRRIIDGKLANVDKLSAVRDISAPDPQTVVITVAHPTPNLLTNVGGFKGLAIVQRHNVETGQIATHPVGTGPFAFAGRKSGDSITLTANKNYWGGAPKIPGVTFRFISEPSTALSALQAGEIDWTDAIPPQRVEQLKGDDSIHLAVTPSNDYWYLALNEARKPWNDVRVRQAIAYGIDRESIVQATSYGTATANQLAIPRGNPWYTPYDRYHHDVSRARELLQEAGVGNQNLDMLVTSEYPETVTAAQIIADNLAAVGITVNIRTVDFATWLDEQNSGHFDMLMMGWLGNIDPDDFYYAQHHTGGTSNAQKFSDPDVDRLLDAARTETDRARRQDDYAKAATIIADKASYIYLYNPSVIQGWSTNLTGYDARRDGAVRFRSAQLKSGGAA, from the coding sequence ATGAGACGCTCAGCGGTGCTGACCGCTGCCCTCGTGGTGATCGCGCTGCTGGCGGCGTGTTCGACGGGTTCGCGAGTGGATCTCGGCGGCCCGTCGGCGGGCAACCTCACCGCGGCGATCGCCGGCGAACCCGATCAGCTCGACCCGCAGAAGAGCACCGCCTACTTCTCCTTCGAGGTGCTGGAGAACGTCTTCGACACCCTGGTCGAGCCCGACGAGAACCTCGAGATGCGCCCCGCCCTCGCCGAGTCCTGGCAGGTCTCCCCCGACCAGCTCACGTGGACCTTCCGTCTGCGGCCCGGGATCACCTGGCACGACGGTTCTCCGTTCAGCGCCTCCGACGTCGTCTACTCCTATCGGCGGATCATCGACGGCAAACTCGCCAACGTCGACAAGCTGAGCGCGGTCCGCGACATCAGCGCGCCGGACCCGCAGACCGTCGTCATCACCGTCGCGCACCCCACCCCGAATCTGCTGACCAACGTGGGCGGGTTCAAAGGTCTGGCGATCGTGCAGCGCCACAACGTCGAAACCGGCCAGATCGCAACACATCCGGTGGGCACCGGACCGTTCGCCTTCGCCGGACGCAAGAGCGGCGACTCGATCACCCTGACCGCGAACAAGAATTACTGGGGCGGGGCCCCGAAGATCCCGGGCGTGACGTTCCGATTCATCTCCGAACCGTCGACGGCGTTGTCGGCCTTGCAAGCCGGTGAGATCGACTGGACCGACGCGATTCCGCCCCAGCGCGTCGAGCAGCTGAAGGGCGACGACTCCATCCATCTGGCGGTCACACCGAGCAACGACTACTGGTACCTGGCGCTCAACGAAGCACGCAAACCCTGGAACGACGTCCGGGTTCGGCAGGCCATCGCCTACGGCATCGACCGTGAGTCGATCGTGCAAGCCACCAGCTATGGCACCGCGACCGCGAATCAGCTTGCGATTCCTCGCGGTAACCCGTGGTACACCCCGTACGACCGCTATCACCACGACGTGAGCAGGGCCCGGGAGTTGCTGCAGGAAGCCGGAGTCGGCAATCAGAACCTCGACATGCTGGTCACCAGCGAGTACCCGGAGACCGTCACCGCGGCGCAGATCATCGCAGACAACCTTGCGGCCGTGGGTATCACGGTGAACATTCGCACCGTTGACTTCGCGACCTGGCTCGATGAACAGAACAGCGGTCACTTCGACATGCTGATGATGGGTTGGCTGGGCAACATCGACCCCGACGACTTCTACTACGCCCAACACCACACCGGCGGCACGAGCAACGCGCAGAAGTTCTCCGACCCGGACGTCGACCGGCTGCTGGACGCGGCCCGCACCGAGACCGACCGCGCGCGCCGCCAGGACGATTACGCCAAGGCCGCCACGATCATCGCCGACAAGGCCAGCTACATCTACCTGTACAACCCGTCGGTGATCCAGGGCTGGTCGACGAACCTCACCGGATACGACGCGCGTCGCGACGGGGCCGTGAGATTCCGCTCCGCCCAGCTGAAGTCGGGTGGTGCAGCGTGA
- a CDS encoding ABC transporter permease: MTFLLRRLLYSVVVLFGVLVVVFALVHLVPGDPVRIALGTRYTPEAYQALRSASGLDRPLITQFFSYAGSALTGDLGVSFRNGEPVTATLLERLPATVSLAVVGILIALLIALPAGIYSALHRGRAGDGIVRVASQFGVSIPDFWMGILLIGLFASTLGWLPTSGYRPLLSDPGGWLRHIVLPGLTVGLVAGAIMTRYVRSAVLEVAEAGYVRTARSKGLAPAVVTSRHIVRNALVPVLTITGIQLATILGGVIVVEVVFAWPGLGRLTYNAVAARDYPLIQGAVLLIAALFLLINLIVDVLYAVVDPRIRLS, encoded by the coding sequence ATCACGTTCCTGCTGCGCCGACTGCTGTACTCGGTGGTGGTCCTGTTCGGCGTCCTCGTCGTGGTGTTCGCTTTGGTGCATCTGGTCCCGGGCGACCCGGTGCGGATCGCGCTCGGCACCCGCTACACACCGGAGGCCTATCAGGCGTTGCGATCGGCCAGCGGACTGGACCGGCCGTTGATCACCCAATTCTTCTCCTACGCCGGCTCGGCGCTGACCGGTGATCTCGGCGTCAGCTTCCGCAACGGTGAACCGGTGACCGCCACCCTGCTCGAACGGCTGCCCGCAACGGTGTCCCTGGCAGTTGTCGGGATTTTGATCGCCTTGCTTATCGCCCTGCCCGCCGGCATCTACTCGGCGCTGCACCGCGGCCGGGCCGGTGATGGAATCGTCCGGGTGGCAAGTCAATTCGGGGTCTCCATCCCGGACTTCTGGATGGGCATCCTGCTGATCGGCCTGTTTGCCTCGACACTGGGCTGGCTGCCCACCTCCGGATACCGGCCGCTGCTGTCCGATCCCGGCGGCTGGCTGCGACACATCGTATTGCCGGGGCTCACCGTCGGACTGGTGGCCGGGGCCATCATGACCCGCTACGTCCGCTCGGCGGTGCTGGAGGTCGCCGAAGCCGGCTACGTGCGCACCGCCCGCTCCAAAGGCCTTGCCCCGGCGGTGGTCACGTCGCGGCATATCGTGCGCAACGCTCTGGTTCCGGTGCTGACGATCACCGGCATCCAGCTGGCGACGATCCTCGGCGGGGTGATCGTCGTGGAGGTGGTCTTCGCCTGGCCCGGGCTGGGCCGGTTGACCTACAACGCCGTCGCCGCCCGCGACTACCCGCTGATCCAGGGTGCGGTGCTCCTGATCGCGGCACTGTTCCTGCTCATCAACCTGATCGTCGACGTGCTGTACGCGGTGGTCGATCCACGGATCCGGCTGTCATGA